In one Thermosipho ferrireducens genomic region, the following are encoded:
- a CDS encoding GDP-L-fucose synthase family protein, with translation MEKDSKIYVAGHRGLVGSAIVRKLKELGYTNIITKTHKELDLTDQKATREFFEKERPEYVFLAAAKVGGILANNTYKAEFIYQNIMIAGNVIEASYRYGVKKLLNLGSSCIYPKYAPQPMKEEYLLTGELEPTNEPYAIAKISAIKMVRYFNEQYGTNFISVMPTNLYGPNDNFNLETSHVLPALLRKFHLGKLLMEERYEDIIKDVEKYPIGFGLDKEINKEDPKTIEKVLEKVGITKESITVWGTGEVYREFMYVDDLADACIYLMNEVEAEKMKKISPDYFVNIGTGEDVKIKDLVEMIKEIVGYKGKIKWDTSKPDGTPRKLLDVTRLNKLGWRYKISLEMGIKMLVNNI, from the coding sequence ATGGAAAAAGATTCAAAGATATACGTAGCGGGGCACAGAGGGCTTGTTGGTTCAGCTATTGTTAGAAAATTAAAAGAGCTTGGATATACAAATATAATAACAAAAACACATAAAGAACTTGACCTTACAGACCAAAAAGCAACAAGAGAATTTTTTGAAAAAGAAAGGCCAGAATATGTATTTTTAGCAGCGGCAAAGGTTGGAGGAATACTTGCAAATAACACATACAAAGCAGAATTTATATACCAAAACATAATGATAGCTGGAAATGTAATAGAAGCATCGTATAGATACGGTGTAAAAAAACTTCTAAATCTTGGTTCATCATGTATATATCCAAAATATGCACCACAACCAATGAAAGAAGAATATCTACTTACAGGAGAACTTGAACCAACAAATGAACCCTATGCGATAGCAAAAATCTCTGCAATAAAAATGGTAAGGTATTTTAACGAGCAATACGGCACAAACTTTATAAGCGTAATGCCAACAAACCTTTATGGACCTAATGATAATTTTAATCTTGAAACATCTCATGTATTGCCCGCACTTTTGAGAAAATTTCATTTAGGAAAATTATTGATGGAAGAAAGATATGAAGATATAATAAAAGATGTAGAAAAGTATCCAATAGGATTTGGACTTGATAAAGAAATAAATAAAGAAGATCCAAAGACAATAGAAAAGGTATTAGAAAAAGTAGGAATAACTAAAGAATCAATAACAGTATGGGGGACAGGAGAAGTATATAGAGAATTTATGTATGTGGATGATCTAGCTGATGCTTGTATATATTTAATGAATGAAGTTGAAGCAGAAAAAATGAAAAAAATATCACCAGACTACTTTGTAAACATAGGAACAGGAGAAGATGTAAAGATAAAAGATTTGGTAGAAATGATAAAAGAAATAGTGGGATACAAAGGAAAAATAAAATGGGATACAAGTAAACCCGATGGTACACCAAGGAAGTTATTGGATGTAACAAGGTTGAATAAACTGGGGTGGAGATATAAAATATCTTTGGAAATGGGAATAAAAATGTTAGTAAATAACATTTAG